A portion of the Malania oleifera isolate guangnan ecotype guangnan chromosome 3, ASM2987363v1, whole genome shotgun sequence genome contains these proteins:
- the LOC131150326 gene encoding uncharacterized protein LOC131150326 — translation MSSKKEEKAQAAADRIKAAALTAAKGLSRAQAERAAAAAARNVNAYGQKEEGPSRWQERKEAKRQMYLMSTEKQVKLGERKDLKPSMSTIGGTSAQCQKCFQTGHWTYECKNERVYISRPSRTQQLKNPKLRMKLSISYDLDNPDAVEAGKAEKHAKKSKRKHRSDSGSGSDSEASVFETSVSSSGTDSSSVETSLSYSSSSDSEGERRRRRKKKKKQKKSRRRRYSSTSESSDSDSASESDSDDRSSRRKSRRHSRRR, via the coding sequence ATGTCAAGTAAGAAAGAAGAGAAAGCTCAGGCTGCAGCTGATAGGATCAAGGCTGCAGCCTTGACAGCTGCAAAAGGTCTTAGTCGTGCTCAGGCTGAAAGAGCAGCAGCAGCTGCTGCCAGAAATGTCAATGCATATGGGCAGAAGGAAGAAGGGCCTAGCAGATGGCAGGAGAGGAAGGAAGCAAAGCGACAAATGTATTTGATGAGTACTGAAAAGCAAGTAAAATTGGGTGAAAGAAAAGATCTTAAGCCCTCTATGTCAACCATTGGTGGCACATCTGCACAATGTCAAAAGTGTTTCCAAACTGGGCACTGGACATATGAGTGCAAGAATGAACGGGTTTACATCTCACGCCCCTCTCGAACTCAGCAGCTCAAAAATCCCAAATTGAGGATGAAACTCTCAATTTCATATGATTTGGACAATCCTGATGCAGTGGAGGCTGGGAAGGCTGAAAAACATGctaaaaaaagtaaaagaaagcATCGATCGGATTCTGGTTCTGGTAGTGACAGTGAGGCATCAGTATTTGAGACTAGTGTATCTTCATCGGGAACAGATTCTTCCTCAGTGGAGACTAGTTTGAGTTACAGTTCATCATCTGATTCAGagggagagaggaggaggagaaggaagaagaagaagaagcaaaagaagagCAGGCGCCGTAGATACAGTTCAACTTCTGAGTCCTCTGATTCAGACTCTGCATCTGAATCTGATTCTGATGATAGGAGCAGCCGGAGGAAGAGCAGAAGGCACAGCAGAAGGCGTTAA